A segment of the Echinicola strongylocentroti genome:
GGTGCAGTTTACACCCAGCATGGAATTTATTGGTCTTGCCGAAGCGGTTATGGAAATAAAGCTGGGCGATGAATTACTGGCGAGTAGGCCGGTTCGTGGCTTGAGCACAAAAGCCTTGGAGGGAGAAAATGAACCTTCCTTGGCCTTGGTAGTCGAGGCAATGGGCTGGAAGATCGACCTAGGATGGACTCGGCTCGCCAATCATACTAGGGCTGAGCTGCAAGGTGATGAATTGCCCGTAACGCATTTTAGAAAAGCAGCAGGTGCGGAGATGGTAGAGATGGTACCGGTAGCACGCTACAGTCCGCCGTTTGCTCTTCCTTTTGGGTATTATGAAACGGGCAATGATGTCCCTGATTTGGAACAGGTAGGAGTACTGGCAAATAGTACCAGCTATCCTGAACACCAAACCCTATACCCATCCCTCCAAGAAGGACAAAGCTCATTTGATCCGGGTAAGTTGTCTTTTGGCTTTTATACCACCAGCCCGAGCCATGTAGCTTATTCAGAGGATCACTGGAATCAATCGCTTCATCCAGATCATGCCGTTCATGCTTGCAGAGTGTACACGGTGAAGGATAATAATGGGGAAGTCCTTCCAGAGCAATACCTGGTCTGTTTTGAAGAAGCGGCCAATGGGGATTATCAGGATTATGTATTTTTGGTCAAACATGTAATTGCAGAATGATTTTTTAGTAACCAAACCTTTACTTTTCTAAGGATAAGATTGCCAAAATTCCTAAAATTGTGCATTTGCCCTAGGTTGGGCGTTCCAGATTTTTAACTTTGCTGATGCAGTCGTAATTAGTTAATTTTTAGCTAAGTAATACTTTTAGTTTTTACCTATTATTTGTTAAAATTACTTAAATATTAAACAATTGTTTAACCTTTTTAATTAAACGTTTGTTTAAGTCTATATATCAATAGACATTTGCGCCATGGAATTCAATGAAAAAAAGGTGAAAATTATGGGGGTGGCAGAGAGCCTTTTTGCCAAGAAAGGCTTCTCAGGTACCTCTGTAAGGGAAATTGCTAAAAAGGCTAATGTGAATGTGGCCATGATTTCCTATTATTTTGACAGCAAAGAAAAATTGCTGAGCAGCATCCTGCTTTATAAAGGGGATTACTTGAAAAGTAAAATTGACAGTATACTAAAGGACAATGCTACTAATATGTGGCAAAAGTTGGATTGGTTGATAGATGAGTATGTGGCAAAGTTTGTACTCAACCAATCTCTTCATCGGATCATTCTTAGAGAAAATAGCTTACAAGATAACCTATATCTTCGTGAATTTGTGAACCAGCGTCGGCTCGAACACTATAAAATGATCCGGGATTTTGTCATTAAAGGCCAAGAGTTAGGGGTGTTTAAGGAAAATGTGGACCTTATTATGCTCTACTCCTTACTCCCAGGAACAACGAAACATACGGTCTTTAATGAAGATTTCTTAAAGCTCATGGTGAAGGAGGAAACAGGGGAAGATATAGGTCAGGAATGCTTGAAGAAGCGTACCCAAGAGCACATTAGAAATTGTTTTCGTTTATTTTTAGAAAAAGATTGAACCCGGCTTATGATTAATGTGTCATTTGGCGGACATGTGGGCGGTACGTGAAGATGAGTGGTGGCAGTGTATAAGGTTTGCTTTGCCATAAAGGGTGGTCATATACGGTGGCGGCCCTTTTATTTTTTCTGGGCAGAAAGGATTCTGTCTTTACCCTGGAGGTCTTGGTGGACTTTTATATTTTGATAGCCTAGCTCACTTACCAATTCTTCCATTTCAGAAGCTAGTGCCTCATTGATTTCAAAATACAGCTTCCCGTCGGGTTTTAAGGCATCCAGGCCCTTGCTGGTGATGGTGCGGTAAAAAATCAGTGGATCGGCATTTGAAACAAACAAGGCAAGTGAAGGTTCGTACTCCAGAACATTTTTATGCATTTGGGCTTTTTCCAGTTCACGGACATAGGGCGGATTGCTGACCAGAATATCAAGGTCACTGATCGGCAGCGTTCCGCTTAGGATGTCGGTTTGTATAAAAGACACTTTTGCATCGTGGATGCTGGCATTTTCTTTTGCTGTTTGCAGAGCATGTTCACTAATATCGATGGCAGTGACCAATGGGTCGGCCATTTCTAGATAAAGCGTAATGGGAATGCAGCCGCTACCCGTGCCGATGTCCAAGATACGAAGGCCGCTGTATGGATTTTCCTTGATGATCAGGTGTACCAGTTCCTCGGTTTCATTTCGGGGGATGAGCACGGAGGGATTCACCTTAAAATCCCTGCCATAAAACGGTGCTTCTCCGAGGATATACTGGATGGGCTTGCCGGCTTGAAGTTCTTCTAGGGCAGCATGAAGTGCCTGTGGGATTTCTTGGAGCTCCTTATCACGGATAATATCCCCTCTGCTGACCTGAAGGAAATGCTCCAACATCCAAAACGCCAACGATTGTGTTTCCGTTTCTGGGTAGCTATTTTTTAGTCGGTCTACAATACTTTGGTAGAGGTTCCTTGAACTGTTCATATTGGATGGGTGAAGAAATTACCTGGTTTCGTAAATTGGTTTGACATTAGGAAAATAAGTCCAACAAGGACTCTTTGGTCAGCGTGCTCAATATGCTGCCGCCTTCACCGATGATGTCCTTGGACAGTTTCATTTTGGCTTCTTGGAGTTGGAGGATTTTTTCTTCTACGCTGTTTTTACAGACCATCCGGTAAGCAAAAACATTGTTCTTTTGTCCCATGCGGTAGCACCTGTCGATGGCCTGGTTTTCGGTGGCGGGATTCCACCAGGGGTCGACGATGTAGACATAATCTGCCGCAGTGAGGTTTAGTCCCGTTCCACCAGCTTTTAGGCTGATCAGGAATACCCTGTTTTCTTGGTTTTCCTGAAAGGCTTTTACTCTACTTTCCCGTTCCTTCAGGCTAGTCTTGCCATCCAAATAGGTGAAAGTGACATTTTCCTCCTTCAACCTCTCTGTAATCAGTTCCAGCATTTTTACAAATTGGCTGAAAATCAATATTTTATGTTTGCCGGTTTTTTCCAAGATATGCTCCAGTAGCAGGTTGATTTTGGCTGATTCCTGAATGGGCTCTCCGTTCTTCACCAATGCGGTGGCATCGCAGATTTGGCGAAGCCTGGTCAGCCCTTCCAATACATAAAAGTTGGTGTTTTCATCAGCGTCATCTTCCAGTTTTCCCTTTAGGAAGTCGCGGTATTCATTCCTGTAGGCGTCGTAGAGCTTGCGTTGGACAGATCCCATTTCGCAGTAGAGGTACTCCTCTGTTTTTTCGGGTAATTCCGTGAGGACTTCTTCTTTGGTACGCCTGAGGATAAATGGAGCCACTTTTTTGCGTAGTTCTGTAGCCAGACTGTCTTGGTCAGCTTTTTTAAGTGGGTTGGCATAGTCCCGCTTGAAGGCAGCAAAGGTGGTGAAGAACCCGGGATTTACGAAGTTCATCTGGGCAAATAGTTCCGTGATGCTGTTTTCTATGGGCGTGCCGGAAAGGGCCACTTTTAGTGGCGACGTAAGCTGGATCAGCGAGCGGTGTCTTCTGGATGAGACATTTTTAATGGCTTGTGACTCATCTGCCACGATCAGCTGAAAGTTGATGTTTTTCAGTAGTTCAATGTCATTGATCACTACACCGTAACTGGTGAGGATCACATCGTGCTTCTTAAACTCCGCAGGGTCGTCGTACCGCTGGCCATGGTGGATGAAGTAATCCAAGTGCGGTGCGAATTTGTCCAGCTCGTTTTTCCAGTTGAACAGTAGGGTCGTGGGAGCCACCACCAAGACTGTCGCGGATTTTTTATCTTCTTTGAGTTGGCAGATCAGGGCGATGAGCTGGAGGGTTTTGCCTAATCCCATGTCATCTGCCAAGATGCCTCCCCAACCGTAATCTTTTAAGAAA
Coding sequences within it:
- a CDS encoding TetR/AcrR family transcriptional regulator: MEFNEKKVKIMGVAESLFAKKGFSGTSVREIAKKANVNVAMISYYFDSKEKLLSSILLYKGDYLKSKIDSILKDNATNMWQKLDWLIDEYVAKFVLNQSLHRIILRENSLQDNLYLREFVNQRRLEHYKMIRDFVIKGQELGVFKENVDLIMLYSLLPGTTKHTVFNEDFLKLMVKEETGEDIGQECLKKRTQEHIRNCFRLFLEKD
- the prmC gene encoding peptide chain release factor N(5)-glutamine methyltransferase; protein product: MNSSRNLYQSIVDRLKNSYPETETQSLAFWMLEHFLQVSRGDIIRDKELQEIPQALHAALEELQAGKPIQYILGEAPFYGRDFKVNPSVLIPRNETEELVHLIIKENPYSGLRILDIGTGSGCIPITLYLEMADPLVTAIDISEHALQTAKENASIHDAKVSFIQTDILSGTLPISDLDILVSNPPYVRELEKAQMHKNVLEYEPSLALFVSNADPLIFYRTITSKGLDALKPDGKLYFEINEALASEMEELVSELGYQNIKVHQDLQGKDRILSAQKK